A single genomic interval of Selenobaculum gibii harbors:
- a CDS encoding superoxide dismutase — MYKAKNYPSLWTITSVSNLLMKNHIKLYKGYVENTNVILNELKQKNEDLICRQTMKLRLGWEFSGMRLHEYFFGNLGKEPMIQSGELLDWLNHCFGSFNDWQEDFIETAMTRGNGWAVLCRDNHTGNLMNIWIQDHATGTLIGCQPLLVIDAWEHAYMIDYGLDRRNYIERIMNEINWAVVVDRFCKIGI, encoded by the coding sequence ATGTACAAAGCAAAAAACTATCCATCACTATGGACGATAACAAGTGTAAGTAATCTTCTCATGAAAAATCATATTAAATTATATAAAGGCTATGTTGAAAACACGAATGTAATATTAAATGAATTAAAGCAGAAAAATGAAGATTTAATTTGTCGCCAAACGATGAAGTTGCGATTGGGTTGGGAATTTTCAGGGATGAGGCTACATGAATATTTCTTTGGCAATTTAGGAAAAGAACCAATGATTCAGAGTGGAGAATTATTAGATTGGCTGAATCATTGTTTTGGTAGTTTTAATGATTGGCAGGAAGATTTTATTGAAACAGCAATGACACGTGGCAATGGATGGGCGGTACTTTGCCGCGATAACCATACGGGAAATTTGATGAATATATGGATACAGGATCATGCCACAGGCACATTGATTGGTTGTCAGCCGCTATTGGTGATAGATGCTTGGGAACATGCGTATATGATTGATTATGGATTAGACCGTAGAAATTATATAGAACGAATCATGAATGAAATCAATTGGGCGGTAGTAGTTGATCGATTTTGTAAAATAGGGATATAA
- a CDS encoding DeoR/GlpR family DNA-binding transcription regulator, which translates to MFLIERRKKIIEFLNVQQKATVKELAATLKVTEVTLRSDLKVLEREGLIKRVHGGAVLIEQENPETSFMSRTEENKDKKIMIAHKAVEMVKSGQCLLLDGSTTILEFARILKRMPLRLTVVTNGIYTALELSENPQITVILVGGVLRVGSTTLEGTLGTHVLNKLNFDIMFTSNNGFTIDDGLMDFNVYEADLKRAMANAARKLVALMDSSKFDKSSSASFAPTRQIDTLITDEFISVDTIEQLKKLNVQVVIA; encoded by the coding sequence ATGTTTTTGATTGAGCGAAGAAAAAAGATTATTGAATTCTTAAATGTACAACAAAAAGCTACTGTGAAAGAATTGGCAGCTACGCTTAAAGTTACTGAGGTTACTTTAAGAAGTGACTTGAAAGTGCTTGAGCGAGAAGGTCTAATTAAGCGGGTACACGGTGGTGCAGTTTTAATTGAACAGGAGAATCCGGAAACTTCATTCATGTCTAGAACAGAAGAAAATAAAGATAAAAAGATTATGATTGCACACAAAGCGGTGGAAATGGTAAAAAGTGGACAATGTTTACTTTTAGATGGAAGTACGACAATTCTGGAATTTGCAAGAATTCTAAAAAGGATGCCGCTAAGATTGACGGTTGTAACGAACGGCATTTATACTGCACTGGAATTAAGCGAAAATCCACAGATTACTGTTATTTTAGTCGGTGGTGTATTGCGCGTTGGGTCTACTACGCTTGAAGGGACATTGGGAACGCACGTATTGAATAAATTAAATTTTGATATTATGTTTACGTCTAATAATGGTTTTACAATAGATGATGGACTGATGGATTTTAATGTTTATGAAGCTGATTTAAAACGGGCAATGGCAAATGCTGCGAGAAAATTGGTAGCACTTATGGATTCTAGTAAATTTGATAAGTCGTCTTCTGCCTCTTTTGCACCAACACGTCAAATAGATACTTTAATTACTGATGAATTTATTTCTGTTGATACGATAGAACAATTGAAAAAATTAAATGTTCAGGTTGTAATCGCATAA
- a CDS encoding PTS glucitol/sorbitol transporter subunit IIA translates to MKYDVTITAIGEVVQDLLDSSGDLILFDTCPIEALGEVSVMHTIGEVGDIQVGDTVRFENKNYTIMAIGDEVLNGLKEIGHCRLKFNEMASACLPGQIILKGEGLPELKVGEKIIIE, encoded by the coding sequence GTGAAGTTGTACAAGATTTATTGGATTCCTCAGGTGATTTGATTTTATTTGATACGTGCCCAATTGAGGCACTAGGTGAAGTTTCAGTTATGCACACGATAGGTGAAGTTGGAGATATTCAAGTAGGCGATACAGTGAGATTTGAAAATAAAAACTATACAATAATGGCAATTGGTGATGAAGTTTTGAACGGATTAAAAGAAATTGGCCATTGTAGATTAAAATTTAATGAAATGGCATCAGCTTGTTTACCGGGGCAAATCATTTTAAAAGGTGAAGGTTTACCGGAGTTAAAGGTAGGGGAAAAAATAATTATTGAATAA